The following are encoded in a window of Panicum virgatum strain AP13 chromosome 5N, P.virgatum_v5, whole genome shotgun sequence genomic DNA:
- the LOC120673642 gene encoding golgin-84-like yields MASWLKVAEDLLEVVDRRAKIVATELSDEQSTSQPSGSNSQEVDGKKGKPREKGPLKLTPADGGNKTSAQRERKSRQPPRERMKIEKIRPSAPADSASVDTSASEPEIAPVDVKVMNNENTLEKGENATDDLKTNGAGTVADNVVEVQPMKINSEDAAPTVDAVARSRNSEIAVESSSSVPDEKSESSSSNQTAETGPVVNLEGRDSAVAVIQDRNMSELSNTEGTVKLQESKKENVSDSPESIENQQGQKSDSVSAKEQDQLEEAQGLLKSAVKTGQSKEARLARVCAGLSSRLQEYKSENAQLEELLVQEREKSSSYEVHIKQLQQELSMSRVEGSRAESNMVDALTAKNAEIESLVKSLDSWKKRAAASEEKLASLEEDMDGLKRNRELTETRVIQALREELATAERRAEEERIAHNATKMAAVEREVELEHRAVEASNALARIQRAADQSSSRALELEHKVSVLEVECASLQQELQEMEARNRRAQKKPSEEANQVLQMQAWQEEVERARQSQRDAETKISSLEAELQKMRVEMAGMRRDAEHYSRQEHVELEKRYRELTDLLYHKQTQLESMASEKAALEFQLEKSLKQFHEVQIEAERSKSTRRSASSWEEDTDIKALEPLPLHHRHMATANQQLQKAAKLLDTGAVRATRFLWRHPVARVSLLFYLVFVHLFLMHLLHRLQDFASREGTSGMGDLANANLP; encoded by the exons ATGGCCTCCTGGCTCAAGGTCGCCGAAG ACTTGCTCGAAGTCGTCGACCGGAGGGCCAAGATTGTGGCAACTGAGTTGTCGGATGAGCAGTCTACCTCTCAACCTTCAG GATCAAATAGCCAAGAAGTGGATGGGAAGAAGGGAAAACCGAGGGAGAAG GGTCCATTGAAGCTCACGCCTGCTGATGGTGGTAATAAGACAAGTGCTCAGAGGGAAAGGAAAAGTAGGCAACCGCCACGAGAGCGGATGAAGATTGAGAAGATCAGGCCTTCAGCACCAGCAGATTCAGCAAGTGTTGATACCAGTGCTAGTGAACCTGAAATTGCTCCAGTTGATGTTAAGGTAATGAATAATGAGAATACATTGGAGAAAGGAGAGAACGCTACTGATGATCTTAAGACTAATGGGGCTGGGACTGTTGCTGATAATGTGGTTGAAGTCCAGCCGATGAAGATAAACTCTGAGGATGCAGCTCCCACTGTGGATGCTGTTGCACGTTCCAGAAATTCAGAGATCGCTGTCGAGAGCTCTTCTTCAGTTCCAGATGAAAAAAGTGAGTCAAGCAGTAGTAACCAGACTGCTGAGACTGGTCCAGTGGTTAATTTGGAGGGGAGAGACTCAGCTGTGGCTGTTATCCAGGACAGGAATATGTCTGAGTTGTCAAATACAGAAGGTACTGTCAAACTGCaagaatcaaagaaagagaatgtttcagattcaccagaaagCATAGAAAATCAACAAGGACAGAAATCGGATTCAGTTTCGGCCAAAGAACAAGACCAACTTGAGGAG GCTCAAGGATTGTTAAAAAGTGCTGTTAAGACTGGGCAATCAAAAGAAGCTAGGTTAGCTCGG GTTTGTGCTGGACTTTCATCCCGCCTCCAGGAGTATAAGTCTGAAAACGCACAGCTGGAGGAACTTCTTGTTCAAGAG AGAGAGAAGTCTAGCTCATATGAGGTTCACATAAAGCAACTACAGCAAGAATTATCAATGTCCAGAGTAGAAGGTTCAAGAGCTGAGTCGAATATGGTTGATGCTTTGACTGCAAAAAACGCAGAGATTGAATCTCTTGTTAAATCATTGGACTCTTGGAAGAAAAGAGCAGCAGCTTCAGAAGAAAAGCTAGCTTCTTTAGAG GAAGATATGGATGGTCTCAAGAGGAATCGTGAACTTACTGAAACCAGGGTCATCCAG GCTTTACGGGAGGAACTTGCTACTGCAGAGCGTAGGGCTGAAGAAGAGCGCATTGCACATAATGCCACAAAAATG GCTGCTGTCGAGAGAGAAGTAGAATTAGAACATCGAGCTGTTGAGGCATCAAATGCTCTTGCTAGAATCCAG AGAGCTGCTGACCAAAGCTCATCAAGAGCACTGGAATTGGAGCACAAGGTGTCTGTGCTTGAG GTTGAATGTGCTTCGTTGCAACAAGAACTTCAGGAAATGGAAGCTCGTAATCGCCGTGCGCAGAAAAAGCCTTCAGAAGAAGCTAATCAAGTTCTTCAG ATGCAAGCATGGCAGGAAGAAGTTGAGCGTGCACGCCAAAGCCAACGAGATGCAGAGACAAAGATATCATCCTTGGAG GCTGAGTTGCAGAAGATGAGAGTTGAAATGGCTGGAATGAGAAGAGATGCAGAGCATTATTCTAGACAG GAGCATGTTGAGCTAGAGAAGAGATATCGTGAGCTAACTGACTTGCTG taccacaaacaaacacaaTTGGAATCCATGGCCAGTGAAAAGGCTGCATTGGAGTTCCAACTGGAGAAATCATTGAAACAATTCCATGAAGTGCAG ATCGAAGCAGAAAGGAGCAAATCAACTCGTAGATCAGCATCGTCGTGGGAAGAAGATACTGATATCAAGGCATTAGA gcctcttcctcttcatcatcgcCACATGGCAACAGCAAATCAGCAG CTACAAAAGGCTGCGAAGCTTCTAGATACAGGGGCTGTCCGTGCAACAAGATTTTTGTGGCGACATCCTGTTGCTCGAGTCAGCCTGCTATTCTATCTG GTGTTTGTGCATTTGTTCTTGATGCACTTGCTGCACCGC